A window from Flavobacterium sp. 83 encodes these proteins:
- a CDS encoding carboxylesterase/lipase family protein gives MNLKIKYIGLLLLAFPFFSKAQHAENQNAFPVQITTANGIIEGEFDIKTNIQSFKGIPFAQPPVGNLRWKASQPLTNWTGVKQTKKFGPRAIQSNVFGDMGFRSDGTSEDCLYLNVWSPAKSANEQLPVLVYFYGGGFAAGDGSENRYDGENMAKKGIVTLTVNYRLGIWGFFSHPELTKESPNHASGNYGLLDQNAALKWVQANISKFGGDPKRVTIAGESAGSIAVSAQMASPLSKSLIAGAIGESGGSIFPTLSPVPLADAEKTGLEFAKKIGAPSLKDLRAMSTFELYQKSLGSSLGVFKTTIDGYFLSKSLPEIFEAKQQAMVPLLLGWNSEEMTYRALTMGKDIDNASYIQKVKELYGSKADEVLKLYPAGTPEVTEQSATDLAGDRFIAYSTWKWFDLHRKNSSQPVYRYYYAHPRPEMRDNELEAALAGGVIKKDKNTPKAPIPKGAVHSAEIEYAMGNLATNTNYAWTDDDYKVSDTMMNFFANFIKTGNPNGDKLPVWPMAKNEQSPEIMIIDVNSKAVKAENDTRYLFLEKEYSKK, from the coding sequence ATGAATTTAAAAATAAAATACATTGGATTGCTACTTTTAGCATTTCCCTTCTTTTCAAAAGCGCAACATGCCGAAAATCAAAATGCTTTTCCTGTTCAGATAACTACTGCAAACGGAATTATAGAAGGTGAATTTGATATAAAAACTAACATTCAGAGTTTCAAAGGAATTCCCTTCGCCCAACCACCAGTTGGTAATTTACGTTGGAAAGCGTCTCAACCTTTAACTAATTGGACTGGAGTAAAACAAACCAAAAAATTTGGACCAAGAGCAATCCAATCCAATGTATTTGGCGATATGGGCTTTAGAAGTGACGGGACAAGCGAAGATTGCTTATACCTTAATGTTTGGTCTCCTGCCAAATCTGCCAATGAACAACTACCTGTTTTAGTTTATTTCTACGGGGGTGGTTTTGCCGCAGGCGATGGTTCTGAAAATCGTTATGATGGTGAAAACATGGCCAAAAAAGGAATTGTAACCTTAACCGTAAACTATAGATTAGGAATTTGGGGATTTTTCTCCCATCCTGAACTGACTAAAGAATCTCCTAATCACGCTTCTGGAAATTATGGTTTATTAGATCAAAATGCTGCCTTAAAATGGGTACAGGCTAATATCTCAAAATTTGGAGGTGACCCAAAACGCGTCACTATTGCAGGAGAATCAGCTGGTTCAATTGCCGTGAGCGCTCAAATGGCTTCTCCGTTATCAAAAAGTCTTATCGCAGGAGCAATTGGCGAAAGCGGCGGCTCCATCTTCCCTACTTTATCTCCGGTTCCTTTAGCCGATGCTGAAAAAACAGGACTCGAATTTGCCAAAAAAATTGGTGCTCCATCATTAAAAGACCTTCGCGCTATGTCAACTTTTGAGCTGTATCAAAAATCACTAGGGTCAAGTTTAGGTGTTTTTAAAACAACCATTGACGGTTATTTTTTATCAAAATCACTACCCGAAATTTTTGAGGCCAAACAACAAGCAATGGTTCCTTTACTATTAGGATGGAATTCAGAAGAAATGACTTACCGCGCTTTAACTATGGGGAAAGACATAGACAATGCAAGTTATATCCAAAAAGTAAAAGAATTATATGGCTCCAAAGCAGATGAAGTTCTAAAGTTGTATCCCGCAGGAACTCCTGAAGTAACGGAGCAATCTGCCACCGATTTAGCAGGAGACCGTTTTATTGCCTACAGCACTTGGAAATGGTTTGATTTACATCGAAAAAATAGCAGCCAGCCAGTATATCGTTATTATTATGCCCATCCAAGACCCGAAATGCGCGACAATGAACTTGAAGCAGCTCTCGCAGGCGGAGTCATTAAAAAGGACAAAAACACCCCAAAAGCTCCTATACCAAAAGGAGCCGTTCACTCTGCTGAAATTGAATATGCAATGGGGAATTTAGCAACCAATACAAACTATGCTTGGACAGATGATGATTATAAAGTTTCGGATACAATGATGAACTTTTTTGCCAACTTCATTAAAACAGGAAATCCAAACGGTGATAAACTCCCGGTTTGGCCAATGGCAAAAAATGAGCAAAGTCCAGAAATCATGATTATTGATGTAAATTCAAAAGCTGTAAAAGCTGAAAACGATACCCGTTACTTATTTTTAGAAAAAGAATATTCGAAAAAATAA
- a CDS encoding transglycosylase domain-containing protein, producing MKTGKQKIILATKILSVLFVALIVAFYIFRDAVLQQTIAKVSNEMDVDYNSTFSVKKASFDGLSGIDLSDVVLAPKNADTLFKIQKLKTSVNLWQLLAGNVQLGTLEIKNGFVQLVKKGKVRNFDAFLKKDKQTEIANEKRDYAQFAYRIISKALNLVPTDMVLDNLSFRLDDNGKKAMINLQKLRLVNKQLETSIKVQTNTFTQRWKIKGFADPRNKKADIRFVNIDTGAIKVPYFDERFNLKSSFESIRLNLEKIDKDGDELHIDGFMAITNLKINHPKIASKDVIIKNAKFDYRFLLGSDFISIDSTSTVQFNKVKFHPYVAYETEEDTIYKLKVAIPKMKAQDFIASLPDGLFTHFQGMEAEGNFDYNLNFMFNKNKPNQLVFDSRLNKENLKITKYGEANLNKLNGEFIYRALIKNVLQRPILVGSANPNYTPLDQISPYLRKCVLTTEDPSFFSHHGFISEAFKQSIVKNIKTKKFSRGASTISMQLIKNVFLTREKTVSRKLEEILLVYILENNRIVSKERMLEVYFNIIEWGPNVYGIGEASRFYFQKNPSELNLNECLYLARIIPSPRKFMYQFNDQGMLKDFAMKQESFLTNIMFRRGLLSPDDTIYKTQPILISGPAKTFLRIKAQDTTQIKIDSLAVDEEFDL from the coding sequence ATGAAAACCGGAAAACAAAAAATAATTCTAGCAACAAAAATACTTAGTGTATTATTTGTGGCTCTAATTGTTGCCTTTTACATCTTTCGTGATGCGGTTTTACAACAGACCATTGCAAAGGTTTCCAATGAAATGGATGTTGATTACAACAGTACTTTCTCTGTTAAAAAAGCTTCTTTTGACGGACTCTCAGGAATTGATCTCTCCGATGTAGTATTAGCACCGAAAAATGCCGATACTCTTTTTAAAATACAAAAACTAAAAACGAGTGTCAATCTTTGGCAATTACTGGCAGGTAATGTGCAACTGGGAACTTTAGAAATAAAGAATGGTTTTGTACAACTCGTAAAGAAAGGGAAAGTGAGAAATTTTGATGCCTTTCTAAAAAAAGATAAGCAAACAGAAATAGCGAACGAAAAAAGAGATTACGCTCAATTCGCCTACAGAATTATCTCAAAAGCGCTGAATTTAGTTCCAACCGATATGGTTTTGGACAATCTTTCCTTTAGATTGGATGACAATGGGAAAAAAGCGATGATTAATTTGCAAAAATTGAGATTGGTCAATAAGCAGCTTGAAACTTCAATAAAAGTCCAAACCAATACCTTTACACAACGTTGGAAAATCAAAGGATTTGCAGATCCAAGAAATAAAAAAGCCGATATTCGTTTTGTTAACATTGATACCGGCGCCATTAAAGTTCCTTATTTTGACGAACGTTTCAACCTAAAATCGAGTTTTGAATCCATTCGATTGAATCTTGAAAAGATTGATAAAGACGGTGACGAATTGCATATTGATGGCTTTATGGCTATTACTAATTTGAAAATAAATCATCCAAAAATTGCCAGTAAAGATGTTATAATCAAAAATGCTAAATTTGATTATAGATTCTTATTAGGTTCTGATTTTATTTCAATAGACAGTACTTCAACGGTTCAATTCAACAAAGTAAAATTCCATCCTTATGTAGCTTATGAAACCGAGGAAGACACCATTTACAAGCTCAAAGTAGCCATCCCAAAAATGAAGGCACAGGATTTTATCGCTTCGCTTCCCGATGGTTTATTCACCCATTTTCAAGGAATGGAAGCCGAAGGCAATTTTGACTACAACTTGAATTTCATGTTCAATAAAAACAAACCCAACCAACTGGTTTTTGACAGTAGATTGAATAAAGAAAATCTAAAAATTACAAAATACGGCGAAGCAAATCTTAATAAACTCAATGGAGAATTTATTTATCGGGCACTTATAAAAAATGTATTGCAACGTCCAATTTTAGTTGGCTCAGCAAATCCAAATTATACGCCTTTGGACCAAATTTCCCCTTATTTAAGAAAATGTGTCTTAACAACCGAAGATCCGTCGTTCTTTTCACATCACGGTTTTATCAGCGAAGCATTCAAACAATCAATCGTAAAAAATATAAAAACCAAAAAGTTTTCCCGCGGTGCCAGTACCATCAGCATGCAGTTGATAAAGAATGTTTTTCTTACCCGAGAAAAAACAGTCTCGCGCAAACTGGAAGAAATTTTACTGGTTTACATTCTGGAAAATAACAGAATTGTAAGCAAGGAACGCATGCTGGAAGTATATTTTAATATTATCGAATGGGGTCCAAATGTATATGGAATTGGCGAAGCGAGTCGGTTTTATTTCCAGAAAAATCCTTCAGAATTGAACTTAAATGAATGCCTTTATCTTGCCCGAATTATTCCAAGTCCAAGAAAATTCATGTACCAGTTTAATGACCAGGGGATGTTAAAAGATTTTGCTA